CTGCACCACGAACTACTACCTAATATAGATAATCAGCATATTTTTCGACCTAATGTTTTTGTGGCATTGTGGGGAAGTATCAAACAAGGGTGGTATTTGTTTGAGGATTTGGTTTTGTTGGTAGCAAAGCTCTGGGTATTGTTTTTATTGGGAGGAATCGGCTATTGGTTATTGAAGAGAAAGCCCATTCAGCACTAATCTTTGATGTCGAAACGACCATCTGAAAGAGTAATAGTTTCGAGCGGGTGGTCTTTTTTCTGAAAAGTAACGCTAAATGTACCCGAAAATATTTTGCGGGTAGTATCAAAATGCGTCAAGTTTACTTGGTTATCGCAAGTATTACAAATCACATATTGAGAACAGTTGCCATTGATACACCTTTGGTAAAGGCTAGCAAAAGGAGAAAATTCTAAAGCATTTTTGGGATAGTAAGTCATAAACTTGTATTCTCCGATACCATTTACACCGTTAATCATAAGGCTAATAGATTCTAAGGTTTCTTGGTTGGTTACGGCAATACGTAGAGTTTGTTGTTGGAGCTTGCCCCACACTACAGGAGCAGGTTTGAAGTTAGGGTTGACACGGTACTTCTGGAAGGGTGTCCACAAATTGCCATTAATTTTCACCCCAAAAGTTTGACGGCCTTCTTGAGTTGGCTCTGGCAAAGCTTTTGGTTCTACATAATCATTTATTTCACAGCTTAGCAGTGTGAACGATACCAGTATGGAAATGAGAAAGTAGATTTTTTTCATAGTATCGAATATACACATTTTTTAGAAAATACTGTATAATTCAAAGTTTATTTTATCATTAATTTAAGATTATTATGATACATCACTACTCTTATAGACATATAATAAAATAGTGTTGTTTTTGGGGTAAATAACTGCTAGAAAAGCAATGATGCCGTATGCTTGCTAAAACATACGGCATAATGATTTATCTGGATGTTGAGGCAACAATACTAAAAACCTTCTTTAGCCTCTTCTTTTTTCTTTTCGTCTTTTTTCTCGTCTTTTTTGGTTATTTTCTTACCTCTTTCCGACTTAGTTCTGTAGTTGTCTTGGAAGTATTCTGTAAATCCAATTTTTTCTTCTGCACCCACACCCAGAAAAATATAGGCATTTTTACCACTACCTTTTTTTACACCTTTGGCTTTTGCGGCTACGGCATTGTTAAATTCATCATCCGACGAGATAACGCCCATTTCGTTTTTGATATACCCCATAAAATACCAAACATCGGGGCTAGGTTCTAAATAAAGGTAAAACTCATCGCCTTCAACCGTTTTACGGATTTCTAAATATCCTTCTATTTGGGCGTTGATGTCGGTGCTTCCAATACTTGCAATACCTAGCTTGCCAATTGAATAAAATGCCGAACGAATATCTGAATACCTCAAATTAGCCTTTGAGATTACCAAAGACGTATTCAGTTTTGATGAAATACTGTGCAAAGGTACGTGTTCATTTTTTAGGCGACGTTCAAACGGTTCGATGGTTTTGTTGCCTAGCAAATTGGCCAATTTGGACATAAGCCTCTCTTTATCTTCGGGTTCATCGGCACTATCATTGTCTCTCGAATCAAGGTTTACTTTAACGATTTTGTCAGCCATAGCTTTTAGCACTTCCGAAGGCATAGGGAAATTGATAACCAACATCTGGTCAAATTTGTGCTTGCCACTGTCGATTCTCATTTCACCAAAACCCGTTGCTTGGATATAATTGTTGGGCTGAAAGAAAGAGAAATTACCTTCCAAGTTGAGGGTTTTCTTGGTATCATCGTAAATATAGCGAGTAGCTTCATACGACTTTTCGGTTTCGTCAGGCCCTACCTCAAAGCGGCTACTTTTAGGAATATCTCTGAGCTTGCCGTGTACCACAAAAATGTCTTCGTCTTTGGGGTCGGGCTTGTCGGTCAAGAAACTGGTATAAAGCCCAGCCGATGCCGTTCTGAAATGCAAACCCGCAAACAAAGTTGTATTGAGGTCGCCTTTGAGGTTGGGCTGAATGTCAATATTGACGTTGTCGGTACTATTGCCTTTGTAGGCTACCCAGCTGATTACATCGCTTCGGCTTTTGCTTTCGGGTTTTACAAAACCATCCATTTTGAGGTTTTTCTCGGCGGCAGTCATTGTGATGTTGCCTCGATACAAGATTTTAGAAGAAATATGGAATTTGTCATTTTCTCCAATGGTAGCTTTGGCAGTAGTGGTCAATCCCTTCAATTTTTTACCTTTTCTATCTTCTAGGGAAGTTTCTTTGAATTCAAAATCACCCATTTTAATATTGATAGTATCACTTATCAAATTAGGGAAACGATAGAAGGCATCACCTTCAAATTTGCTTCGAGATACAATACGGATATTGCCATTCACCAAATTATGATAGCTATTGAGTGTATCGATTTGTAATTTGGCATTTTGGAAGCTTCGCATTTCAGCATCACGACGAATAGAAACTAGCCCTTTATCGGGAATAATTTTGGCATCGGCCGATTTAATAAATGGTACACCACTAATATTCAAAGCTTGTCTTTCGATTTCGTAAAGAGCCTCAGAGCCATTGAATGTTAGTCCTTCCTGTGATGGCTCGATAGACGTAAAAGTGGAGCTTTTAATATCGCCTTTCATCGTAATAGTTTTCTGGTTGATGTCCCATTCTGCACTAGTTATAGAGGTACGATAAGCCGTGTAAGGGAAATACAAACTCGTAGAGTCTTCCAATCGTAGATTTGCAGGTGTTTTGATACTTACTTTACCCGTAGCCAAGTTGAAGTTGACATTCATGTGTTTACCCAATAAGGCAGGTTTGGCCGATTTGAGGTTGTTCCCTACCATAAGGTTGGACGGTTCGGCACTGAAGGCTTCTTTGCCAAACTTAAAGTTATCTGATTGAGTTTCGGAGTCTTGGCGAAGTACCTTCCCAAACCCAAATATACCCGATTGGCGTACCAATAATTTTCCTTCGAGTTTCGAGCTACCTGCATAGAAGTCAAAAGAATTTCCTTTGGTTTCGATAAGCATACTATCTACTTTAGGTTGCCATTTGAGTGAGTAGTTTTTAATATCTACTTTGGTAAAATATGCCTGCCCAACATTACCTTCATTGATCCGACCCGTTGTTCCCGATGCAATCACCGAATCTTGGGTAAATAAGGCTTCTTTGGCCTGAATCTGAGCGGTCAAGTGGTTGATTTCGCCTTCGGTATGCAGGCCACGTTTATCCATTACCAACGGCCCTGCAAACTTCATAAAGGTTTTGGTATTATAAAGGCTGTATTTCCCTTCGGTTACCTTGTGGCTAAAGCCAAGTGTATTGTCGGGCATAGAAATAAGCGTTTCTTTGAAAGGAGGGAAAATACCGTCGGAATAGAACGTTCCAACAAAGTCAATGTCTTTAATATTTAAACTGTCAAAATCAATACTTGGCACTTTGAAGTATATTTTTTTGCTATAAGCCATGTTTTCTCGATAAGCTTGGTCAAAATAGGCTGTTACACCTGTAGGAATTACCAAGCGAGGATATTCAACAAGGCGTTGTCGTCCCGATTTATTATTGGATTTATTGATATAAATTGTACCCGATTCGTATTTGAGGTCGCCACCGATTTCGGTTCGTCCTCTTTTGGCAAGTTCTTTTTGAGGGATAAAAGTGATAGAGTCAATCTTGTTGAGCTTAACACTGAATTCGCCATAATTAAAAGATAAATCTTTGCCTCTAAAGCGGAAATTACCAGTTTTTAGCTCGCCACTTATACCAAAGTTTCGGTCTTTGTTTACCTTGATCAGGTTGTCGTAAGGAGCCATATATACATTCAACGAATCAGAAAGGTAGAATTGTTTTACACCTCTGATAATCAGCTGGTTGTCGGTAAGGCTGAGGGTGGCGTTGGAGGTGGTATCTTTGCTGCTGGTGGCATAATACGACGGAATCAGGAAGTTGTCGTAGTCTTTTTTGGTAGTGTATACCGACAAGTAGTGGTCGCCTTTGCGTGAAAGTTTGATTTTTTCTACATCGGGGTCATATTCAAAATAACCCTTTTGCATCATTGCCAAAAAGACAGGCCTTAAATTATTAACATCTTTTTGGTAAGCTTTGGCCAGTTCCGTAAGCGTTACATTATTTACATTATTCTTTTTGGTATAATTATAAACAACCAAAAGAGGGTTGAAATTAAAATTTTCGGAAATCTTATTAAAACGCTCAGGGTTATAATAGTCAAAAGATTCAAATAAGGCAGGTACTACATTTTTGGCTACCAAAATATAGAAATCAACCTTATGGTCTTTCAAACTCCAACGCATAGCATCGGCCGATATTTCGAGCTTATGATAGCTATCGGCATAAGCAGCCTCTTTGAAGCCACCATTGTCAACCTTGCTCAAACGCAATACTTGTTGTTTTCGGTCGTAAATGAGTTTGCCAGAAGGGTGATAGATAGAGTCATTTCCAGCAAAATATCCTACAAAAGTAGCAGCAGGTGCAGTAATCAGCGAGTCGCCGATCTCAAATTTACGAGATGAAATCTTAAAGGCTATTTTTCCATCTTTTTTTACAGCAATGGTAGCATATTTCTCGTTGATCGAGGTACTTGAAATATTATTACCAGCCAAAGCAAAGCCCCCACGATAATCAAAGTCGAGGCTGTTTTTTAAGATAACATCATTTTGGAAAGACATAAATCTTGGAAAACCCGCAGGAGCATTTTTTGCTCGTTTTTTACTCTGAAATTCAAAAATACCTTTTATTGGAGTTGTTATTTTTTGAGGGTAGGTTAAGGTAGCTGACTCAGCTCGGAGCTTCGGACTGCGAATATCCATGCTGTAATTGTTCAAAACAGCAAAAACGTCGGCTTGACCGAGGCTTTCCCACGAAAATTTACCTCCTGTTCCTATCAATACGCCATCTTTAATACCCAACGACGCACTTGTACCCTGAAGCGTTACCGAATCGTTGGCTGTGGCAATGGAAAGATTAATGTTTTTGAAAACAATAGCAGGCCCAGGATTGAGGAATAGAGGTGCTTCTTCATTGGTAGGTGCTGTGGTAGTACCACCAGCCACAGGAGGACTGTCGTCCCAGTCATCTATTTTGGCAGGTGTAGCGGTATTTGTTGTCGAATTGGCAGGGGCTAGTTCTACCTTTTGTTCGTTAAATTGAAACGAAATACTACCATCGAAGGCATAAAGGCGATTGTAGTTGGTAAAATAAATAGCTTTGTTGCCAAACAGTAGCTTACTGATGTCGATATAACGTAAAGTTGTTTTGGTATCGGTACTTTCTGCAGACTTCCGTAGTGTTTCTAAAAAAGCATCGAGGGTAGTTGATGCAATAAGGCTTGTAGTAACCCCTTGATTAATAGCCTCAAAAATATTGGCAAAATGAGGAGGTTTATAGCCCTTTTTGAACAAAAAATTGCTTACACTTGCTATTTTGGCTTTTTGGGTACTGGTAAGCTTATCGCTTGTCCAGAGTTTTTCAAAAGCCTGAGCAATACTGGCTGCCTGAGGATTGCCCGAAACGGTGAGTATATTTTGGGCATCAGCTAAAAATTCTTCAGGTTTGTCAGATAACCGCAATCCTTGGCTGTACGATAGCGAAGAAATGAGCGTTCCGAGCATTATCAAAAAGTAAATTTTGAGTTTCATTGATTTTGTTTTAAATAAGTTGTGTAATCTGAGGTAAAAACCTGTTTCAACGTTTCAAATTCACCCATCGGTAAACAATAGGTTATTCGTAAAAATAACGACTTTTTTGCAAAGGTATTGCCAAAACAAAAAGGGTATTAGATAAAACTGTGTCGAATTAGTAAGATAAAGTAAAAACAGCAGGAATTGTTTGATTTGCATAAACAGTATTGATTTTACCTCTAAATTTGAGGCAAAATCAAGAATGATGGTATTTATCTTTGATTTTAAGAAGCAACATTTCTCCATATTTTAATATTACACTTCATGAAAAAAATCCTGAGTCTTTTAGTTTTGAGTTGTTGGTGTTTGGCCTCATTGGCTCAAAACAACACCAAACCCTATGTTGTAATGGTATCATTTGATGGCTTTCGCTATGATTATATCAATAAATACCCCGTAAAGCACATCAAAAAATTTATCAAAAAAGGAGCTGCCGCAGAGGTAATGTATCCTTCATACCCTAGTAAAACGTTTCCTAATCACTATACCTTAGTAACAGGCTTATATCCAGACCATCATGGTTTGATAGACAATACTTTTTACGACCAAGGGCGTGATACTTTTTATTCTATTCGCCAGCGAGACAAAGTAGAAGACTCCTACTATTATGGGGGCTTGCCTATTTGGCAGCTGGTACAGCAAAATGGCATGAAAGCCGCCTCGTATTTTTGGGTAGGTTCAGAGGCCAAAATTGCGGGCGAGTATCCAAGTTACTATCATCGTTTCGACGACAAAGTACCTCATCCAACACGTGTTCAAGCAGTATTTGACTGGTTGAATTTGCCCGAAGCCGAACGTCCTCATTTAATGACCATTTATTTTTCGATGGTAGATACCCAAGGTCATGAGTATGGCCCTAACTCGCCAGAAACTAGGGCTGCAGTAATGGAAGCCGACAGCTTGGTAGGAATGTTGATGAATGGTTTGAAAAAAATCAAATTGCCAGTCAATGTAATTCTTACAGCCGACCACGGTATGTACGAAATGCAAAATAGACCCGAAACGTTTATTATTGCTGATAATTTTTTAGAAGGCTTACATAAAGAAGATTTCTTGTTTGTTAATAATAGTACGCACGGAAATATCTTTTTGAAAAATAAAGCAAAAGAAGACGAAATCTATAACGCTATTGTAGCCAAACAAAATCATTTTAAAATCTACAAGAAAGCCGATATTCCCGAAAGTTTGCATTTTAATACCAATGCTCGTATTGGAGATATGTTGTTGGTTGTAGAGCCTGGTTATGGTTTTTATAACAAAGAATCTTTAGCCAAAAAACCTGAAAAACGTAAAGTGTGGGGTGTACACGGATTTGACCCTAATGTAACGCCCGAAATGGGAGCTATTTTTTATGCTAATGGCCCTAATATTAAGAAAGGCGTAAAAATTGCACCGTTCCAAAATATTCATGTGTATCCGTTTGTTGCACAGCTTTTGGGTATTAGCACTCCTCCAATCGACGGAGACCCTAAAGTTTTAGAAGGAATAATTAAGAAATAAGAGCTGAAATAATGGGGTTTTCCCTAAAAGAATCTTTATTAGCAGATTAGATTGTCCGCTAATAAAGATTCTTTTATTTTCTACCTATTGATTTTCATAATACTAAAAAACGCTGATATTCGCTCGAATTCAAATGTCAATAAAACCATTGATTC
The DNA window shown above is from Flectobacillus major DSM 103 and carries:
- a CDS encoding alkaline phosphatase family protein translates to MKKILSLLVLSCWCLASLAQNNTKPYVVMVSFDGFRYDYINKYPVKHIKKFIKKGAAAEVMYPSYPSKTFPNHYTLVTGLYPDHHGLIDNTFYDQGRDTFYSIRQRDKVEDSYYYGGLPIWQLVQQNGMKAASYFWVGSEAKIAGEYPSYYHRFDDKVPHPTRVQAVFDWLNLPEAERPHLMTIYFSMVDTQGHEYGPNSPETRAAVMEADSLVGMLMNGLKKIKLPVNVILTADHGMYEMQNRPETFIIADNFLEGLHKEDFLFVNNSTHGNIFLKNKAKEDEIYNAIVAKQNHFKIYKKADIPESLHFNTNARIGDMLLVVEPGYGFYNKESLAKKPEKRKVWGVHGFDPNVTPEMGAIFYANGPNIKKGVKIAPFQNIHVYPFVAQLLGISTPPIDGDPKVLEGIIKK